GAGACTACCTGCCCTTAAGGAGCTTCCGGTCTAGTGGGGCAACAAATAACGAGGTAGATACTATGTTGTGATAAACGCTGGGCTAGAAGGTGCTGTGGGGCCACAGAGAAGGGATGATTAGCATTTTCTGGGGGGGAGTCGGGGACCAATTTGTAAAGGTAACTTACGAGCTAGGTCTAGAAAAATGAGATCGATATGGGAACAGGCGGTGTAGTTTAGTGATTAAGAACATGTCTCTGAGCCAGGCTGTCTGGATTCAAATTCCTGTTCCATCGTCTCTGGCTATGTGAGTTTTAAGGCAAGTTGGTTTACCTTTCTGTGTCccaattttctcttctataaaatggggatgataataataatacatatctcATAGCTTCGTTGAGGATTAGATGAATTAATAATACATGCAAAGTGCTCagaatgtgcctggcacatggtgagtcCTCAATAAATGCAAACTTTTTAGGAAGATAGAAAAAAAGGTTATTATCATTGTAAGCCAAGAAATAGCAATAGCAGAGGTGTAGAAGCACATAATTGAAACGGTggaaatttgttaaattaatcTCAAATTATATTATCTCAAACTTAAATTATAAGGTTATAGAAAAAGATAATGTTTTAATAATgaacattttgtaaataaaaacatgTGTTACAGTGCAGCATCAAACAGTGGTATCTGATTCATAATAAAGCTGTGTTTGACCACCACATTGGAATGATTATCACCTCTCACTCTTTGCACCTTTGTCTGGCTCAGTAGTTCAAGATATACTTAGGATGGCTTTGGTTTAAAGATTCTCATTCCTATTTAAGGTGTCATCTGAGAGTTCTTAAATATGAAATAGCGTAAAGTTAGAGTAacacatataatggaaaaaagtaaGAGTAAAACGGGGCTCTCAGCTTCCTCTAAAATAAACAATGGATATACATTCCAtacaagaataaaatatttgttctttctaGTAGCTGTAATTGTGTGCTCTTTACATAAGAAGAAGACATGCCTCATTCTGGctgtttttattgaaattgcaGAGTTTTTAAGTGTGACTAAATATAATTATGAATTATTGTATAATCTTTGGACTGTGAACCTTTTCTTCCATTTGAACAAATTCTCTTCTTTGTGGCAGCCTATGCATTCATCATGTATAGTACACATCTTCGGCAGGCTTGCTGGTTGATGGGTTAATTTGATTCAAGTTCTAGATGAGCGCTTGGATAAGAGGGTGGATAACATGCTCGCCGCTGGGCTCTTGGATGAACTAAGAGATTTTCACAAACGCTATAATGAGAAGAAAGTTGTGGAAAACAGGTGAGAATTTGGCTATTACTTTCACCTCCTCTCCATCCCTTGCTTACGGTCAAAAGACCGTAAACATGTAATACTGGCTTTGGATCTACTTGTTTGCTACCCTTCATCATTGGAAGGAGGTTTGGTGTACTTGTTACAGTTGCAATTTTCTAATCTCAGACATTCCCAGAAGTTAATTTTCAAGGGAAGTTACCTGGGAGCTGGTgggggaaggtggaggaaggatTTCAGAGAGGTAGTAACTGCTAAggatctcaatttcctcatctatgagaTGAAATGGCTCAGCTAGATCATCTCCAAGGCCCTGCTAGCTTTCAGATTCAATGGCTCATCTGCTGATGCTCTCCTGTTCCCAGCCAGGACTATCAACATGGTATCTTCCAATCAATTGGCTTCAAGGAATTTCACGAGTACCTGATCACTGAGGGAAAATGCACACCAGAGACTAGAAACCAGCTCCTAAAGAAAGGTGTGAATTCTCCATCTAACCTAGCCTTGGACATCCTTGGGTGACAGAGTGTCCTGCTGCTATGGCCTGAGAAGGATCTGAGGCTAAAAGAGACCCAAATGGCCTTCAGCTCAGAACTGAGATTTTCACCTACCAAGCATCCACCAGTGTGCTGACGTGGCTAGTTTTGTCTAATGCTGGGCTGGATGGGCCTTCCTTTCAGCAGAGTGAGAAGTGGTTAGATAGAGGTTCTTATGTCTACCTTGTCTTTCAGGTATTGAGGCTCTGAAACAAGTGACTAAGAGATATGCCCGGAAGCAAAACCGATGGATTAAAAACCGTTTTTTGAGCAGTAAGTGTCCTTGTTTTTCCTTATGCCTTGGGTCTGCTTTCAGTGGAACATAGATGTTCTCAGCTCACCCAGAAAGTGAACTTTAGTTTCTGGATCTGTTCTAAGATTTGGGACCTGACCTGGGGGGTTTTGCATAAGTGATTGGCCCGGGGGTGTTTTCCTGTGATGCCTCAGAAAACAGTTCTTCCCAAGGAAGAATCTGCCTTATGCCTTGAACACATGAGTGCTGGCTGCagacagggaagaacaaaatAGCAATACCTTCTTAGCGGAGTTGGTGCTCAGGGTTGTTTTTAGCTTCAGATTTCGTACCTGAAGGACAGTCAGATTTCCGTAGGGAGGCTTTCCTAATTAAAATGGTTTGGGGGCCAGATAAGTAgtataaaaagacaaaactttcACCAATTCTCCCAGCATCGCTTCTGTGTTCAGATACGTAGTGCTTCAGGCTGCTGCAACTCTTAACTTCAGTTGAACAGCACTTTTAAGGAAAAGGGAACGAAATTCTCATTCATTGGACCCTGTACTGCATCCTTAGCACTAAATTTGGTGCCGTACATATGTTACTGAGCCTTCAAGGTGGgtggtattcttttctttttgcagatAAGTAAAtagaggcttagagaagttaaataacttgccagaAATCCCCTAGCTAATAAGCAGTAGAGTACTGAATGCAGGCCAGACTCTGAAGTCCACACTCAGCTTTACACCATGCTTCTTATTTCCTTTAGTTATAACGTTAGCTGGACAGCATTAGTATTGGGCCTCGGGTAAGAAATTGTGTGGTTACGAGCTAAAAGGAGATTAATTTAAAGGAGATTAAGCATTAAGTGAAACCCTAGTTTCATCTTTTGGGCCCTTTTTTAATATGCTTTGAATCATCCCTGTTTACCTTTTGCCATTGGATTTCTGCTTTCAGTTACAGATACGTACAGCTGaggtctccccctcctcctcaatGCCTCTGAATAGAAACACCTTGGGCCATGTTGTTGACCCTTGGATCTCTCTCTCAGTTCTCACCCTCTGCTAGAGTTCTCCAGTGTAGTTCTCGCGCCAAGGGGCTTTTTACACTTTCTTCTACTTCCCTTGCTTTCTCTGCATGTCCTTTTAGATAGAAGTCTTTGTGTCAGCTGAAACAAAGTTCCCTACTACAAATTTCTAATGCAGCTTCTCCTCTCCGCAGGGCTAACAGTTAGTCTGTAACAAAAGATGGGTTTTTTTGGGTAATGATTTGGAACTTCTTCCTGTGGTAAAGCCACAATAACTCCCCCATCTCTGAGTCATGAGGGCTTGATGGCACAGTGCATCATATGCCCGTTCCTCATTCATGCGTATGCCGGCACAGTCCTGATGCTAGAGTGAAAGGCACAGCTGCCCTGTAAATCAGGAGCCGTGTGTGATTGGCCAAGGGCTGGTCTGCTGGGATAAGGTTCTGGCAAGAAGCCAGAGGGACTTCCCCACCCCAGCTTGGCCTTGGACCCAAGCCAGAAATAGCAGCTGGGAGCCGAGAACTTGTTGAAAGGTACTTAGACAGGGCACAGAAGCCCAACAAAGGACttagaggggaaaggaaaatataGAGTGGCCTGGAAACAGGTGCAGAGCTTAGCCAAGGCCAGGTGTGCTGTGGATGCTGCCTGCACCCTCCCAGTCTCACCTTTCCGTGTGGTGGCAGGTGCAGCCCAGTCCAGTTTATGAGGAATCTTATTTGTGGTTGGCACTATCAAAAGGCCAGCACCTGCCAGCCGTTGGCATTCTGAGGACTTTGATGTTTTTGTCCATGGGGCAGTGCTCTTTGCCTTTAGGCAACTGACTTAACCTAGATGTGGAAGGCAATTTAATGTATCCACAGACTGGGGAAACTACCAGCAGAGACTAAACATAGTTGGCTCAGATGGATGAAATGCTTATAGCTATACTTTCGGCTACCTCCAGTCTTATCTCCCTTCAGAAGTATTTACCAGAgggtatttcttttaaaataaatttatttatttatttatttatttttggctgcattgggtcctcgttgctgcacgtgggctctctccagTCGCGGTCTTCGATGCGGtatatgggcttctcattgcggtggcttctcccgtctcggagcacggcctctaggcacgctggcctcagtagttgtggctcgcaggccccagagcgcaggctcagcagctgcggcgcacgggcctagctgccccgtggcacgtgggatcctccccaaccagggctcaaacccacgtcccctgcattggcaggcggactcctaagcactgcgccaccaaggaagccctaccAGAGGATATTTCTTGAATACTCCTCTAGATCTGTTTCTTGGAAACAGGGCTCAACTAGTTCAATTCCAAggcttttttctaattttcagatTCAGCAGCTCACTGGTTGATACTCTGCTGTTGCCAGCCCATGATTATCAGTATGGTATTAATGAGTTTCGTGAATGCTAGACTGCTGAAGGGATGTATACAAACCTGAGACTAAAGAAAGCTGTGAACTCTCTTGCCACAGAGTGACATCACTGTAAGATGATACAGACCTTAGAACAGGCACTCACTTCAAGCTGCTAATTGCCTCCTGTCACGTGCTACCTTTATACTGTAGCCCATACAGTGGTCACTAGAGCTGTTACTCTATATTGTTTTCCTGACTGATCTGGAAGATCCTACACCTGAGACTCTGGATTATACAGCTAGACTTATTGGCTGCCTACCAGTCAACCTTCTGGGTCTTTCTTGGATTGTGTGTAGCTGTTTGGTTCATGTTTCTGGTTAGATTGAATGGCATGGTCagaatgtttatttctttgaCCCCATATGTTTCCCTTGAGGATTTTGGAGTCCTAGGAGCAGAATAGATTGGGTCTTGGAGGCTGACCTCTCACAACTTTTCTTTGTCATCATTAGGACCTGGTCCCAGTGTTCCCCCAGTATATGGCTTAGAAGTATCTGATGTCTCGAAGTGGGAGGAATCTGTTCTTGAACCTGCTCTTGAAATTGTGCGAAGTTTCATCCAGGTGATTATTAATCATGGTACTGTCTATTGTCTGGTTTTCACAAAGCTTTCCTTTGCTGACACTTCTGTTGCTATTCTGGGAACGGAGCATTCTTTTCCATGGAGTAGAGCAGAAGGCTGCTTTTAGATCCCTGGAGGCTGCATTTCTACTTTCACTTTCAGAAAGGTTGTTGTTAAAATCTCTTCTCAGCCCACCTGCTCTCTGGGGTGAGAAAAAGGAATCTTGGGAAAATCTCACTCCTCTTAATATCAGAGTATGATATCCAAATCTCTTTGAATCAAATgcttctcccccatccctgcctttttttttccagggcCACAAGCCTGCAGCCACTCCAGTAAAGATGCCAAGCAGTGAAACTGAGAACAAGAGAAGTTATCACATGTGTGACCTCTGTGATCGAATCATCATTGGGGACCGTGAATGGGCAGGTAGAGTCTAGGATAGAGAAATCTGTCAGGGTGGGTCACACTGACTTCATGAAAAATTTAAGGTCTTTGGTAGGTTGAATGCTAGAGTCtgcttgtttgtaaaaaaaaaaaaaaaaaaaggccagattCCTCTAACAGCCTTTGTTCAAATTTCATGGAGAGGCCTTCTCAAACGGGAGAGTTATCTCTGTATTCTCAGTTTCAAAGGAAGATCATATGCCCTCTAGCTTCAGCTAGAGTAGATATTTTACTGAGAGGTCTGCAGTTAACTTGCCAGAGCTCCTTTGACTTTCATGATCCTGCCTGAGTAGTTTCTTGGTCTCATGTTTAGACCTCAGTGGGGGTGAGGTAGGATTGTAAGGGAAGCCAGGCAACTCACCCAAGAGGCCAAACGAGCAGAAACAGCTGGGAGGGAACAGGAAGTGCAGTTACTCCTCCTGGGTACATTCTTCAGAAGTGGTGTCTCTCCAGTAACTTTTAAGGTAATACATTGAAATGGTGTTGGTTGcaaaaactgtgattaaaagtgtTAAGGGAAACTGTGTGAAAGCAAGATGGTTAGACACGCAGAAAGACGGTGGTCAAAGGGTACTGTCTTCTTCATAAGGCGCTCCTGACCAACCCAGGAACAGCCCTGTACTGAGGTTCTAGTTCCCTGTTTCAGAGCCTGGGTCTGTCTTTGCCATAGAGTCACATTGCACTCCCCTGTCGGATTTCTACAGTAATCCAGCAAAGCTCAAAAGGGCCTTCGCCTCCAAGCCTtgaatttacattgtatttagaAACTTGTTTAAGGCTCACTCCTTTTAGGCACAAGTAGGGCTTGTATTTTACCCAGCGGCTGGAATCCTGTTCAGAGTACTGCTTTGCATGGCATTCTCATAGAAGTGGATTTTTTCCCCCATACCAACCAATAGAACGATTAGTTCTATTAACTGTTAACGCTGGCAAAATGAACTACATTGTCAGAGACTGGGGATGGCTGTGATTGCCCAAGCAGCAGAAGAAGCCTCAATTATCGTTGGTTCATAATGatgaaaggggaagagaaagagagtgtCTGCTTGTTTTTTCTAAAGGAAACTTAGTGGTTTGATTTGTCGAATGTCCTTCAGGGATTGCCACAGAGAAGCAACATTTGTGAGCCTTTGTGAGCATAGCTGTGTAAGCCCTTCTATAGTGCCATCTGTCAAGTCCTTGCTCTCCCATCTCCTGCTGCCATGGAGAGTCAGTCCAGAAGGCCACTTTTTGCCGTAGGCTCTAGCTGGAGACAAAGCTGACTTTTTCCCTCAAGTAAACTTTTCCTTGACTTCTAACCTCTTCCTTACCTACTTTTGCTTCCAAATCcctaaaaatgatgttttaagtAAGTATGAAAGAATTTAATCTCATTGTCTATCTTTGTAGGTGTTTCCAGGTAAGATTTCCTTGAAAAAGAACAGGATGGTAAAAAGGAGCTTGTGTGAGTTAGTCAGAAGCTGAGAACTGTCTTTGGGGTGAGAGGTCAGAAATTGATATCAGCCAATAGTAGCTTTTCAGCTTTACTGCTCCTGTGGATCCTTCAAAGGGATCATCAGAAAAGAATACTTGCTGTGATCTCTCTGGTGCATTGTGTGCTGGAGAATGTGAGTGTCTGGGTTAGTCATTCAGATGGCTTATCTGACCCAGGCATAGGGATGTCACATCAGGAGGGGCAACCTGAGGGAGCTGGTTAAGAAGAGGGAAGGGCGGCTCTGGGTACTGTAGGCCTGAGCCATCTGTCCTGCAATACAGATAAGAATTTGGATttgtaacatatatttatttatggctgcgtcgggtctttgttgctgcgtgcaggcttttctctagttgcggcgagtgggggctactcttcgttgcggtgtgcgggcttctcattgcttctcttgttgtggagtacgggctgtaggcgcacaggcttcagtagttgtggcatgcaggctcagtagttgtggctcgtgggctctagagcgcaagctcagcagttgtggcgcacgggcttagttgctccgtggcatgtgggatcttcccggaccagggctcgaacccgtgtcccctgcactggcaggcggattcttaaccaccgggccaccagggaagccctggatttgtAACTTTTGAGCTGTGTCAGTTGAAATGTATCTGTAACAGGTAGCCCTATATGGGAAAATTGAGTCTGGAGCCCTATTCTGGAAAATTGGCTCTCTTTTTGAGCTATAGGTAATCCGAAGAgcttacctgctgtgtgaccttggacacaaTGTAAGACCTCTGAAATCAGTCTCCTCCTGTATAAAATGAGCTGAATAATACTGTCCCGCAAGATTGTTGTGTGGATTTAGTGATATAAAGCCCCCAGCAGGTATACGTGATTTGTGGTAGCTAGTTTGCTAGCTAGATGGCCATATGACTTATTCTTCTCTTAAAAATGCTAAGCAGCTGTACCAATACATGTGTTGATCCTGTTATTGTTAAAGAAAAGGATTGTATAGTTAATTTTGAATGCTTCCAGGATTAGTTGTAGAAAAtcctaatttttgtttgtttgttttgccttagCACACATGAAATCCAAGTCCCACTTGCACCAactgaagaaaagaagaaggttGGACTCAGATGCCATCACTACCATAGAAAGTCAGAGTATTTCCCCAGACCATGATATAGAGCTTAAAGAAAAGGGATCCCTAGGGCAGAATGAGGAAGAGCTGAAATCCAGCGTTTAAGGGACTTGTCCAGTGGCCTTTGCAAAGGTGGCGGGGGTCCAGTTCTTTCATTCAGtggtgtggttttattttttttattttttatttcttttcttttttttttttttagtggtgtGGTTTTAACATCTCATGTTCTCTGTCATGGAAACAGAAGGCCTTGTTAGCTCCTTGTGTGGCTGATATGTCTGGTCTGGTAATGAGTTTgggaagggcttttttttttcttttaaccttaaaGTTTCTATTTTTGAAAGAGGCACAGACTGCACTTTTTTACGTTTGATCTTTTTGGTGATGAATACTGGGATTTACTgtatccctttaaaaaaaagttttatgtcCTTGACTCTGGCTGGAAATATCTAATTTCCAGACACTTGTATAGATGATTGAGTTATTGTGAGCCACAATTCAAGAGTTCTGGATTTGGGTGAATGGCAGTAAAGGATCAGCCCCAGTGAGATAATTAAGTGAACCAAACCAGTTTTTGGAATTCCATCGAGACGGAGAGAATCAGACTGAGGTGGTTGTGATATGGAGCTTGATAACTGAAGACTG
This sequence is a window from Physeter macrocephalus isolate SW-GA chromosome 3, ASM283717v5, whole genome shotgun sequence. Protein-coding genes within it:
- the TRIT1 gene encoding tRNA dimethylallyltransferase isoform X1, whose protein sequence is MAAVAAARAVSAGPGLRGLKRTLPLVVILGATGTGKSTLALQLGQRLGGEIVSADSMQVYEGLDIITNKVSAQEQRMCQHHMISFVDPLVTNYTVVDFRNKATALIEDIFARDKIPIVVGGTNYYIESLLWKVLVNAKPWEMGTEKVIDQKVELEKEDGHALHKRLSQVDPEMAAKLHPHDKRKVARSLQVFEETGISHSEFLHRQHAEEGGGPLGGPLKFPNPCILWLHAEQTVLDERLDKRVDNMLAAGLLDELRDFHKRYNEKKVVENSQDYQHGIFQSIGFKEFHEYLITEGKCTPETRNQLLKKGIEALKQVTKRYARKQNRWIKNRFLSRPGPSVPPVYGLEVSDVSKWEESVLEPALEIVRSFIQGHKPAATPVKMPSSETENKRSYHMCDLCDRIIIGDREWAAHMKSKSHLHQLKKRRRLDSDAITTIESQSISPDHDIELKEKGSLGQNEEELKSSV
- the TRIT1 gene encoding tRNA dimethylallyltransferase isoform X2, which codes for MAAVAAARAVSAGPGLRGLKRTLPLVVILGATGTGKSTLALQLGQRLGGEIVSADSMQPWEMGTEKVIDQKVELEKEDGHALHKRLSQVDPEMAAKLHPHDKRKVARSLQVFEETGISHSEFLHRQHAEEGGGPLGGPLKFPNPCILWLHAEQTVLDERLDKRVDNMLAAGLLDELRDFHKRYNEKKVVENSQDYQHGIFQSIGFKEFHEYLITEGKCTPETRNQLLKKGIEALKQVTKRYARKQNRWIKNRFLSRPGPSVPPVYGLEVSDVSKWEESVLEPALEIVRSFIQGHKPAATPVKMPSSETENKRSYHMCDLCDRIIIGDREWAAHMKSKSHLHQLKKRRRLDSDAITTIESQSISPDHDIELKEKGSLGQNEEELKSSV